The proteins below come from a single Chitinophaga pinensis DSM 2588 genomic window:
- a CDS encoding PLP-dependent aminotransferase family protein — protein sequence MLKTAEHLYLQIADKLEQLIAKDVLKIGDKLPSVRTMSEEQGVSMSTAFQAYYHLEAKGLIESRPKSGYYVIFSPRRMPEMPKVCEAVKKPSEVTVHEMVTQVSQDMRLENITRFASAAPPESMLPAAKISKALIQALRKTPFAGVGYEPVQGNPDLRRQIARNSILWGGAVSEDEIVTTSGCMDALTLCLSAVTQQGDTIAIESPAYYGSLQLAETLGLKVLEIPTHPGTGVDLEYLDKAIPKFKIKACLFVTNFTNPLGACMPDTHKRELVRLLEKYEIPLIEDDIYGDMYFGKERPGVCKTFDTNGLVLLCNSFSKSVAPGYRVGWTIPGRYLEKVLNLKRHHSISSPSLPGAAIACFLENDRYEHHLRGMRKALHTQYMRHLQAIREYFPEDCCVSRPQGGFVLWVELNPKVNTYELYEQAIKHKISFAPGRIFSLQDRYTNCMRISYSNPWSKQMDDGLKTLGRLIRKLS from the coding sequence ATGTTAAAAACCGCTGAACATCTTTATCTTCAGATTGCCGACAAACTGGAGCAACTTATTGCCAAAGACGTATTGAAAATTGGAGACAAGCTTCCTTCTGTTCGTACCATGAGCGAGGAACAGGGAGTTAGTATGAGTACTGCTTTTCAGGCTTATTATCATCTGGAAGCGAAGGGACTTATTGAATCCCGTCCTAAGTCGGGGTACTATGTCATCTTTAGTCCGCGGCGGATGCCGGAGATGCCTAAAGTCTGTGAGGCTGTTAAAAAGCCTTCGGAGGTTACTGTGCATGAAATGGTGACACAGGTTTCTCAGGATATGAGATTGGAAAATATTACCCGGTTTGCTTCTGCTGCGCCGCCGGAGTCGATGTTGCCGGCTGCCAAAATCTCTAAAGCACTTATACAGGCGCTGCGGAAAACACCTTTTGCGGGTGTGGGATATGAGCCTGTGCAGGGGAATCCTGATCTCCGCAGACAAATAGCCCGTAATTCTATTCTGTGGGGTGGTGCTGTCAGTGAAGATGAGATCGTTACTACAAGTGGTTGTATGGATGCGCTGACACTTTGTTTGTCAGCCGTTACGCAACAGGGAGATACGATTGCGATTGAAAGCCCGGCGTATTATGGTTCCCTCCAGCTGGCAGAAACGCTTGGACTGAAGGTGCTGGAAATACCTACGCATCCTGGTACAGGGGTCGACCTGGAATACCTGGATAAGGCTATTCCCAAGTTTAAGATCAAAGCCTGTCTCTTTGTGACCAATTTCACCAATCCGCTGGGCGCCTGTATGCCGGACACACATAAGCGTGAACTGGTGAGGTTACTGGAGAAATATGAGATCCCATTAATAGAGGACGATATTTATGGGGATATGTACTTTGGTAAAGAACGTCCTGGTGTCTGCAAAACTTTCGATACCAATGGACTTGTGTTGTTATGTAATTCCTTTTCCAAGTCCGTCGCACCGGGTTATCGTGTAGGCTGGACAATTCCCGGCAGATACCTGGAGAAAGTACTGAACCTGAAAAGGCATCACTCTATCTCCTCTCCTTCCCTTCCGGGTGCAGCAATTGCCTGTTTCCTCGAAAATGACCGCTATGAGCATCACCTGAGAGGAATGCGTAAAGCCCTGCATACACAGTATATGCGACACCTGCAGGCGATCAGAGAGTATTTTCCGGAGGATTGCTGCGTGTCTCGTCCGCAGGGAGGTTTTGTACTATGGGTGGAACTGAATCCGAAAGTGAATACATATGAGTTGTATGAACAGGCAATCAAGCATAAGATATCTTTTGCACCCGGCAGGATATTCTCTTTACAGGATCGTTATACAAACTGTATGCGTATCAGCTATAGTAATCCCTGGAGCAAACAGATGGACGACGGACTCAAAACACTGGGCAGACTTATCAGAAAGCTATCATAA